One stretch of Punica granatum isolate Tunisia-2019 chromosome 5, ASM765513v2, whole genome shotgun sequence DNA includes these proteins:
- the LOC116209028 gene encoding carboxypeptidase Y-like: MVLGLVAVGAADFAAQPPHFRHHPRHEHMMPPAGAPRPHWLYPEHKLPHDREHVPGPRPGPFAHPPRMAGAPDDMPHHHHHGAHPPMMQHGHGPHGKVMPPTHAPHMHPRHHEPMAPAY; this comes from the coding sequence ATGGTTCTTGGGTTGGTGGCGGTTGGTGCAGCCGATTTTGCCGCACAACCTCCTCATTTCCGCCACCATCCGCGCCATGAGCACATGATGCCGCCTGCAGGGGCACCAAGGCCCCACTGGCTCTACCCTGAGCATAAGCTGCCCCATGATCGTGAACATGTCCCAGGCCCCAGACCCGGACCATTCGCCCACCCGCCTAGGATGGCTGGAGCACCGGATGACATGcctcaccaccaccaccatggTGCACACCCTCCCATGATGCAGCACGGCCACGGGCCCCATGGGAAGGTGATGCCACCAACTCATGCTCCCCACATGCATCCGCGTCATCACGAGCCTATGGCACCGGCCTATTAG